The Bubalus kerabau isolate K-KA32 ecotype Philippines breed swamp buffalo chromosome X, PCC_UOA_SB_1v2, whole genome shotgun sequence genome has a segment encoding these proteins:
- the LOC129638562 gene encoding melanoma-associated antigen D4 isoform X1 translates to MAEGSYRKESEGYNVEDMDEGSDEVGEEDMVEGNDYEEFGAFGGYGALTSFDIRILRAFGSLGPGFRILANEPWELENPVLARTLLEAFRMDPETLANETAARAANVARAAASNQAARAAATAARATYNQVVTNHHPVATHQASGGDTQPMTSAAQAPAATPETSVASPHSSQMLVNSEMAAPGAPTRSPQPQTSSQAQEAAAEGPSTACAFPQASRASEMDATRPKTAFLGQNDAFDFSQPAGVSGMAFPRPKRPAPAQEAATEGPSVASRGTQAASAGEGAATRPKTTKSGKALAKTRWVEPQNVVAAAAAKAKMATSIPEPESAAATSQQSAEPWARMGGKRTKKSKHLDDEYESSEEEREPPAVPPTWRASQPLLTTARPQMAPRPSMALRSQVPSRHVLCLPPRNVTLLQERANKLVKYLMIKDYKKIPIKRSDMLKDVIREYDEHFPEIIERATYTLEKKFGIHLKEIDKEEHLYILVCTRDSSARLLGKTKDTPRLSLLLVILGVIFMNGNRASEAVLWEALRKMGLRPGVRHPFLGDLRKLITEDFVKQKYLEYKKVPNSSPPEYEFLWGLRACHETSKMRVLRFIAQYQNRDPREWRAHFLEAVDDAFKTMDVDMAEEHARAQMRAQMNIGEEALIGRWSWDDIQVELLTWDEDGDFGDAWSRIPFAFWARYHQYILNSNRANRRGTWRAGVSSGTNGAASASMLDGPSTSSTIRTRNAARTSASFFSWIQQP, encoded by the exons ATGGCAGAGGGAAGCTACCGCAAGGAATCTGAAGGGTACAACGTTGAAGACATGGACGAGGGTAGTGATGAAGTCGGGGAGGAAGACATGGTTGAAGGCAACGACTATGAAGAATTTGGTGCTTTCGGAGGCTACGGCGCCCTCACCAGCTTTGACATCCGCATCCTCAGAGCCTTTGGGAGCTTGGGTCCAGGCTTTCGCATCTTAGCG AATGAGCCCTGGGAACTGGAAAACCCAGTGCTGGCCAGAACTCTGCTGGAGGCATTTCGGATGGATCCAGAAACACTTGCCAACGAGACGGCTGCCCGTGCTGCCAACGTAGCCCGGGCCGCCGCCTCTAACCAAGCTGCTCGGGCCGCTGCCACTGCTGCCCGTGCCACCTACAATCAGGTGGTCACTAACCACCACCCGGTGGCCACACACCAGGCGTCAGGAGGCGATACCCAGCCCATGACATCTGCTGCCCAGGCTCCGGCAGCCACCCCTGAGACAAGCGTCGCTTCTCCGCACAGCTCCCAGATGCTAGTCAATAGCGAGATGGCTGCCCCTGGGGCTCCAACAAGGTCCCCACAGCCGCAGACATCCTCCCAGGCCCAGGAGGCTGCGGCCGAGGGCCCTAGTACGGCCTGTGCTTTCCCCCAGGCCTCGCGTGCAAGTGAGATGGATGCCACCCGGCCCAAGACAGCCTTCCTGGGTCAGAACGACGCCTTTGATTTCAGCCAGCCGGCAGGTGTCAGTGGCATGGCCTTCCCACGCCCCAAGAGACCTGCCCCGGCCCAAGAGGCTGCCACAGAGGGCCCCAGTGTTGCCTCCAGGGGCACCCAGGCAGCCTCTGCCGGGGAGGGGGCGGCCACCCGGCCCAAGACGACCAAGTCCGGGAAGGCTCTCGCCAAGACTCGCTGGGTGGAGCCTCAGAATGTTGTGGCAGCAGCTGCCGCCAAGGCCAAGATGGCCACGAGCATCCCTGAGCCTGAGAGTGCAGCTGCCACTTCTCAGCAGAGTGCGGAGCCCTGGGCCAGAATGGGAGGCAAGAGGACAAAGAAG TCCAAGCACCTGGATGACGAATATGAGAGCAGCGAGGAGGAGAGAGAGCCTCCTGCGGTCCCACCAACCTGGAGGGCATCGCAGCCCCTGCTGACGACTGCGCGGCCTCAGATGGCCCCTCGGCCCTCCATGGCCCTGAGGTCCCAGGTACCCTCAAGGCACGTGCTGTGCTTGCCACCCCGCAATGTGACCCTTCTGCAAGAGAGG gcaaataaGTTGGTGAAATATCTGATGATTAAAGACTACAAGAAGATCCCCATCAAGCGCTCAG ACATGCTGAAGGATGTCATCCGAGAATATGACGAACACTTCCCTGAGATCATTGAACGAGCAACGTACACCCTGGAAAAG AAGTTCGGGATCCACCTGAAGGAAATTGACAAGGAAGAGCACCTGTACATTCTCGTCTGCACACGGGATTCGTCAGCCCGCCTCCTGGGAAA GACCAAGGACACTCCCAGGCTGAGTCTCCTCTTGGTGATTCTGGGTGTCATCTTCATGAACGGCAACCGCGCCAGCGAGG CTGTCCTCTGGGAGGCACTCCGCAAGATGGGACTGCGCCCCGG GGTGAGGCACCCATTCCTTGGCGATCTGAGGAAACTCATTACAGAGGACTTTGTGAAGCAGAA GTACTTGGAATACAAGAAGGTCCCCAATAGCAGCCCACCCGAGTATGAGTTTCTCTGGGGTCTGCGCGCCTGCCATGAGACCAGCAAGATGAGGGTGCTGAGATTCATCGCCCAG TATCAGAACCGAGACCCCCGCGAATGGAGGGCTCATTTCTTGGAGGCTGTGGATGATGCTTTCAAGACGATGGATGTGGATATGGCCGAGGAGCACGCCAGGGCCCAGATGAGGGCCCAGATGAACATCGGGGAGGAAGCTCTGATTGGACGGTGGAGCTGGGACGATATCCAGGTGGAGCTCCTGACCTGGGATGAGGACGGAGATTTTGGCGACGCCTGGTCCAGGATCCCCTTCGCTTTCTGGGCCAGATACCATCAGTACATTCTGAATAGCAACCGTGCCAACAGGAGAGGTACCTGGAGGGCTGGTGTCAGCAGTGGCACCAATGGCGCGGCCAGCGCCAGCATGCTCGATGGCCCCAGCACCAGCTCCACCATCCGGACCAGAAACGCCGCCAGAACTAGTGCCAGCTTCTTCTCCTGGATTCA GCAGCCCTGA
- the LOC129638562 gene encoding melanoma-associated antigen D4 isoform X2 → MAEGSYRKESEGYNVEDMDEGSDEVGEEDMVEGNDYEEFGAFGGYGALTSFDIRILRAFGSLGPGFRILANEPWELENPVLARTLLEAFRMDPETLANETAARAANVARAAASNQAARAAATAARATYNQVVTNHHPVATHQASGGDTQPMTSAAQAPAATPETSVASPHSSQMLVNSEMAAPGAPTRSPQPQTSSQAQEAAAEGPSTACAFPQASRASEMDATRPKTAFLGQNDAFDFSQPAGVSGMAFPRPKRPAPAQEAATEGPSVASRGTQAASAGEGAATRPKTTKSGKALAKTRWVEPQNVVAAAAAKAKMATSIPEPESAAATSQQSAEPWARMGGKRTKKSKHLDDEYESSEEEREPPAVPPTWRASQPLLTTARPQMAPRPSMALRSQVPSRHVLCLPPRNVTLLQERANKLVKYLMIKDYKKIPIKRSDMLKDVIREYDEHFPEIIERATYTLEKKFGIHLKEIDKEEHLYILVCTRDSSARLLGKTKDTPRLSLLLVILGVIFMNGNRASEAVLWEALRKMGLRPGVRHPFLGDLRKLITEDFVKQKYLEYKKVPNSSPPEYEFLWGLRACHETSKMRVLRFIAQYQNRDPREWRAHFLEAVDDAFKTMDVDMAEEHARAQMRAQMNIGEEALIGRWSWDDIQVELLTWDEDGDFGDAWSRIPFAFWARYHQYILNSNRANRRGTWRAGVSSGTNGAASASMLDGPSTSSTIRTRNAARTSASFFSWIQ, encoded by the exons ATGGCAGAGGGAAGCTACCGCAAGGAATCTGAAGGGTACAACGTTGAAGACATGGACGAGGGTAGTGATGAAGTCGGGGAGGAAGACATGGTTGAAGGCAACGACTATGAAGAATTTGGTGCTTTCGGAGGCTACGGCGCCCTCACCAGCTTTGACATCCGCATCCTCAGAGCCTTTGGGAGCTTGGGTCCAGGCTTTCGCATCTTAGCG AATGAGCCCTGGGAACTGGAAAACCCAGTGCTGGCCAGAACTCTGCTGGAGGCATTTCGGATGGATCCAGAAACACTTGCCAACGAGACGGCTGCCCGTGCTGCCAACGTAGCCCGGGCCGCCGCCTCTAACCAAGCTGCTCGGGCCGCTGCCACTGCTGCCCGTGCCACCTACAATCAGGTGGTCACTAACCACCACCCGGTGGCCACACACCAGGCGTCAGGAGGCGATACCCAGCCCATGACATCTGCTGCCCAGGCTCCGGCAGCCACCCCTGAGACAAGCGTCGCTTCTCCGCACAGCTCCCAGATGCTAGTCAATAGCGAGATGGCTGCCCCTGGGGCTCCAACAAGGTCCCCACAGCCGCAGACATCCTCCCAGGCCCAGGAGGCTGCGGCCGAGGGCCCTAGTACGGCCTGTGCTTTCCCCCAGGCCTCGCGTGCAAGTGAGATGGATGCCACCCGGCCCAAGACAGCCTTCCTGGGTCAGAACGACGCCTTTGATTTCAGCCAGCCGGCAGGTGTCAGTGGCATGGCCTTCCCACGCCCCAAGAGACCTGCCCCGGCCCAAGAGGCTGCCACAGAGGGCCCCAGTGTTGCCTCCAGGGGCACCCAGGCAGCCTCTGCCGGGGAGGGGGCGGCCACCCGGCCCAAGACGACCAAGTCCGGGAAGGCTCTCGCCAAGACTCGCTGGGTGGAGCCTCAGAATGTTGTGGCAGCAGCTGCCGCCAAGGCCAAGATGGCCACGAGCATCCCTGAGCCTGAGAGTGCAGCTGCCACTTCTCAGCAGAGTGCGGAGCCCTGGGCCAGAATGGGAGGCAAGAGGACAAAGAAG TCCAAGCACCTGGATGACGAATATGAGAGCAGCGAGGAGGAGAGAGAGCCTCCTGCGGTCCCACCAACCTGGAGGGCATCGCAGCCCCTGCTGACGACTGCGCGGCCTCAGATGGCCCCTCGGCCCTCCATGGCCCTGAGGTCCCAGGTACCCTCAAGGCACGTGCTGTGCTTGCCACCCCGCAATGTGACCCTTCTGCAAGAGAGG gcaaataaGTTGGTGAAATATCTGATGATTAAAGACTACAAGAAGATCCCCATCAAGCGCTCAG ACATGCTGAAGGATGTCATCCGAGAATATGACGAACACTTCCCTGAGATCATTGAACGAGCAACGTACACCCTGGAAAAG AAGTTCGGGATCCACCTGAAGGAAATTGACAAGGAAGAGCACCTGTACATTCTCGTCTGCACACGGGATTCGTCAGCCCGCCTCCTGGGAAA GACCAAGGACACTCCCAGGCTGAGTCTCCTCTTGGTGATTCTGGGTGTCATCTTCATGAACGGCAACCGCGCCAGCGAGG CTGTCCTCTGGGAGGCACTCCGCAAGATGGGACTGCGCCCCGG GGTGAGGCACCCATTCCTTGGCGATCTGAGGAAACTCATTACAGAGGACTTTGTGAAGCAGAA GTACTTGGAATACAAGAAGGTCCCCAATAGCAGCCCACCCGAGTATGAGTTTCTCTGGGGTCTGCGCGCCTGCCATGAGACCAGCAAGATGAGGGTGCTGAGATTCATCGCCCAG TATCAGAACCGAGACCCCCGCGAATGGAGGGCTCATTTCTTGGAGGCTGTGGATGATGCTTTCAAGACGATGGATGTGGATATGGCCGAGGAGCACGCCAGGGCCCAGATGAGGGCCCAGATGAACATCGGGGAGGAAGCTCTGATTGGACGGTGGAGCTGGGACGATATCCAGGTGGAGCTCCTGACCTGGGATGAGGACGGAGATTTTGGCGACGCCTGGTCCAGGATCCCCTTCGCTTTCTGGGCCAGATACCATCAGTACATTCTGAATAGCAACCGTGCCAACAGGAGAGGTACCTGGAGGGCTGGTGTCAGCAGTGGCACCAATGGCGCGGCCAGCGCCAGCATGCTCGATGGCCCCAGCACCAGCTCCACCATCCGGACCAGAAACGCCGCCAGAACTAGTGCCAGCTTCTTCTCCTGGATTCAGTAA
- the LOC129638562 gene encoding melanoma-associated antigen D4 isoform X3 has protein sequence MAEGSYRKESEGYNVEDMDEGSDEVGEEDMVEGNDYEEFGAFGGYGALTSFDIRILRAFGSLGPGFRILAASRASEMDATRPKTAFLGQNDAFDFSQPAGVSGMAFPRPKRPAPAQEAATEGPSVASRGTQAASAGEGAATRPKTTKSGKALAKTRWVEPQNVVAAAAAKAKMATSIPEPESAAATSQQSAEPWARMGGKRTKKSKHLDDEYESSEEEREPPAVPPTWRASQPLLTTARPQMAPRPSMALRSQVPSRHVLCLPPRNVTLLQERANKLVKYLMIKDYKKIPIKRSDMLKDVIREYDEHFPEIIERATYTLEKKFGIHLKEIDKEEHLYILVCTRDSSARLLGKTKDTPRLSLLLVILGVIFMNGNRASEAVLWEALRKMGLRPGVRHPFLGDLRKLITEDFVKQKYLEYKKVPNSSPPEYEFLWGLRACHETSKMRVLRFIAQYQNRDPREWRAHFLEAVDDAFKTMDVDMAEEHARAQMRAQMNIGEEALIGRWSWDDIQVELLTWDEDGDFGDAWSRIPFAFWARYHQYILNSNRANRRGTWRAGVSSGTNGAASASMLDGPSTSSTIRTRNAARTSASFFSWIQQP, from the exons ATGGCAGAGGGAAGCTACCGCAAGGAATCTGAAGGGTACAACGTTGAAGACATGGACGAGGGTAGTGATGAAGTCGGGGAGGAAGACATGGTTGAAGGCAACGACTATGAAGAATTTGGTGCTTTCGGAGGCTACGGCGCCCTCACCAGCTTTGACATCCGCATCCTCAGAGCCTTTGGGAGCTTGGGTCCAGGCTTTCGCATCTTAGCG GCCTCGCGTGCAAGTGAGATGGATGCCACCCGGCCCAAGACAGCCTTCCTGGGTCAGAACGACGCCTTTGATTTCAGCCAGCCGGCAGGTGTCAGTGGCATGGCCTTCCCACGCCCCAAGAGACCTGCCCCGGCCCAAGAGGCTGCCACAGAGGGCCCCAGTGTTGCCTCCAGGGGCACCCAGGCAGCCTCTGCCGGGGAGGGGGCGGCCACCCGGCCCAAGACGACCAAGTCCGGGAAGGCTCTCGCCAAGACTCGCTGGGTGGAGCCTCAGAATGTTGTGGCAGCAGCTGCCGCCAAGGCCAAGATGGCCACGAGCATCCCTGAGCCTGAGAGTGCAGCTGCCACTTCTCAGCAGAGTGCGGAGCCCTGGGCCAGAATGGGAGGCAAGAGGACAAAGAAG TCCAAGCACCTGGATGACGAATATGAGAGCAGCGAGGAGGAGAGAGAGCCTCCTGCGGTCCCACCAACCTGGAGGGCATCGCAGCCCCTGCTGACGACTGCGCGGCCTCAGATGGCCCCTCGGCCCTCCATGGCCCTGAGGTCCCAGGTACCCTCAAGGCACGTGCTGTGCTTGCCACCCCGCAATGTGACCCTTCTGCAAGAGAGG gcaaataaGTTGGTGAAATATCTGATGATTAAAGACTACAAGAAGATCCCCATCAAGCGCTCAG ACATGCTGAAGGATGTCATCCGAGAATATGACGAACACTTCCCTGAGATCATTGAACGAGCAACGTACACCCTGGAAAAG AAGTTCGGGATCCACCTGAAGGAAATTGACAAGGAAGAGCACCTGTACATTCTCGTCTGCACACGGGATTCGTCAGCCCGCCTCCTGGGAAA GACCAAGGACACTCCCAGGCTGAGTCTCCTCTTGGTGATTCTGGGTGTCATCTTCATGAACGGCAACCGCGCCAGCGAGG CTGTCCTCTGGGAGGCACTCCGCAAGATGGGACTGCGCCCCGG GGTGAGGCACCCATTCCTTGGCGATCTGAGGAAACTCATTACAGAGGACTTTGTGAAGCAGAA GTACTTGGAATACAAGAAGGTCCCCAATAGCAGCCCACCCGAGTATGAGTTTCTCTGGGGTCTGCGCGCCTGCCATGAGACCAGCAAGATGAGGGTGCTGAGATTCATCGCCCAG TATCAGAACCGAGACCCCCGCGAATGGAGGGCTCATTTCTTGGAGGCTGTGGATGATGCTTTCAAGACGATGGATGTGGATATGGCCGAGGAGCACGCCAGGGCCCAGATGAGGGCCCAGATGAACATCGGGGAGGAAGCTCTGATTGGACGGTGGAGCTGGGACGATATCCAGGTGGAGCTCCTGACCTGGGATGAGGACGGAGATTTTGGCGACGCCTGGTCCAGGATCCCCTTCGCTTTCTGGGCCAGATACCATCAGTACATTCTGAATAGCAACCGTGCCAACAGGAGAGGTACCTGGAGGGCTGGTGTCAGCAGTGGCACCAATGGCGCGGCCAGCGCCAGCATGCTCGATGGCCCCAGCACCAGCTCCACCATCCGGACCAGAAACGCCGCCAGAACTAGTGCCAGCTTCTTCTCCTGGATTCA GCAGCCCTGA